A region of the Arachis hypogaea cultivar Tifrunner chromosome 15, arahy.Tifrunner.gnm2.J5K5, whole genome shotgun sequence genome:
TACCCCAAAACACTGCACAATGCTCCCCCGTTTTCTTCACTATAAAGAACACCAACATAGACTTCCTAATCCTGCCACGCCAAAACATTGCAAAATTGACATGTTTTTCGCCACAAGAATTTCATTACAAAGACTCTGGACTAGTGGATGGTCTGATTCTTGCGGGCATTCTTGCGTTTTGCTGTTGAAAATGTAACAGAAACTTGTTCTTGGGCGTGATAGACATTCTATTCAAGTCGGGGTCGAAATCCAAACCTGCTTGTACACTCACTGTCATGTCATCTTCAatcatatcattctcattcatGTCGACAAATTCGTCATCGGATGCATCACTGCCACTTTCACTGAGGTCGCCATCGTTGGCACCATCACATTTGATCTTTGACCAGCGAGCAAAATGTGGCCGTATATAACTGTAAACAGCAACGGAATTTAGAGTGGAAGGCAGAAGAAGCAGCATCAACAACTAAACTAGGAAAAAAGTTTGGACAAATCTGTCGATTTTTTTCCTTCATAGAACTAGCTTACAAACCTTTCACTTTTCTTCAGTAAACAAGGATCAAAAGGAAAGAACGCGTCGAGCCTATCTATCCCACCAAATGCCCTCGAAAGATCAGATTCGAGCATATCATCAAAGGCAAATGATTCTGATGTCATGAAGAGCTTAGCAGCCTTTGCTTGTCTTAGGAATTCCACTACTACAGTAGGTAGACAAACCTGTTGGAAAAATGTCAGCTTAATTATACATTTTAGATAGAATAATCAAGGTCGGagcaaaataacaataattaaccaaAATCATTCCAGTCTTCAGCGATTATATCACTATCCATAAAATCTTAGCATGTTATACTCTCTATAAACCATGATAGCTTTTGAGAAGTTCATTACCTTCAAAGGATTCAATTTATGTTGCAAGATTGGCTCCATGGGCATATTTAGAAGTTGCATTTTGAGCCTTGGAGCATCCATCAGAGATCTCATTCGAAAACACAGCATGTACATGAGAGCCTGCTCACAAAAACAAGCTTATGAACACCAAAATCCAAATTATCTACCAAAAGAAattaagcataaaaataaaaaaacatgatAGCAACAACATGAATGATTGTTCACAGAAATACTTAGGTTTTCTAACCAGGTTAAAATAATTTGTAAGGTagccaaaccaaaccaattgCTTACAATAAACAGCAGAGGATTGAGGGCTCAAAAGCACATATCAAAGGATACACTAACAGGAAGCTTTCAAACCATGGCAAATGATTTATCTTCCTAACAATTTCGGCCATGCATCCCCTTAATTCCTAAATTAAGAattcttttaaatatttctagAAATTAATTATACCTAGTTTTAAAGAGAATTTTTAGAATGTTATAATATCATTCCTGCTGCATTACTTGCCCAATTAATGTCAAGACATCAGATTTATAGCCCTTCCATCACCACGTGCAAGAATAGAAGGTCAAATGCTAATCGGCATACCTGACAACCAGAATAAAAAACTTGATGTGCTCGCGGGTTCATAACGGAATCATGTGACTGGCAATAGTTAAGACACCAATCAACCAATCTGAAACCTCATTGAAAGATAATCACATCAAGTTAGCTCTATTTCCTATGTTATATGATAAGACAGGAAAAATTTGGCAATGCaaggaaacaagaagatcccaaaCCTTTGTAAGATGCTAGCAACCAATGCAGCTGAAACAAACTTTGCACGGGACAAATAACTAGCAAGATAAGCAACAGCACTCATCCTGCGATAAATGAAAACAACTAGCAATGTCATATACTCATATGTGAAGTCTATACAATGCTCATCTTTCACAAAATGATGTTAAAACAACAAATAATTCAATAAAAAGGAGAACAGTCAATCTTTTAAgttcaattaaataattaaattatataataagcTGCTAAGGGGCTCCATTTGATAAGCATTAGATCATTTACAGTTAAAAAATGatcaatcaaaaataaaaaatacaaatgacGACACTATCATCAATTACGACACTTCACAATAAAGGGGCGCAAAAAATTTTAAGAGTTCATCAATTGGTGCTGACAGGCACTTGAACTTTAATTTCAAGTTTCGGCCACAATGTAAAATCAATTGTACCTAGTATTGGGGGGATTAAAATTGCTAAGAAACATATCTGTAAGAACCATGGCAAACTTCACACCACAATCTTCAGGATCCAGTGCACATGCATAGAACACCACAAACTGCAACAAAATAAAGGCATTGATAATGTATTTCACAAAGCATTACCAACTTTAAacagcagagagagagagagagagagaagcgtaCCTGGGTGAACTTTGACTTGTAGGCATTCAAAATAGTCCTTTGAAATGATCTCAGTAGAACATCAAAtacctaattaataatttaatgaaCATATAGATGATTAGATGTTAAGTATATAATACAAAGTAATTAAAGCAACTATATGTAACGTCCAGAAAATACCTCAGACAAACGGCCACTGCTTTGACAG
Encoded here:
- the LOC112750635 gene encoding uncharacterized protein, giving the protein MGRVSGAEKQEFSEMENAEFSDLQLICHVRDALSAVTLGDRENYDELVGYLHRKESLNPDDIALLETTLKALSGTVSCIDSVHHESLLSAVYRMSLWNYGTSIMDALIELIVSLAASNGKYIDWSLELLVNNFTPPYHLMDSLKQESGIEKKNKVLSRVHAAFEAIAVLVPLAPLRLSPIVVQRMPLIYSKGPEILMYVENMLKLESGAIGEIVGVTMLPAIVDRLIELDVEIGWDGLLQEDAKGIFEMELEDAEFADGDGDDNMPAAEYLNRKTLEGNTIAEKLDSLIELTFLHLESCQSSGRLSEVFDVLLRSFQRTILNAYKSKFTQFVVFYACALDPEDCGVKFAMVLTDMFLSNFNPPNTRMSAVAYLASYLSRAKFVSAALVASILQRLVDWCLNYCQSHDSVMNPRAHQVFYSGCQALMYMLCFRMRSLMDAPRLKMQLLNMPMEPILQHKLNPLKVCLPTVVVEFLRQAKAAKLFMTSESFAFDDMLESDLSRAFGGIDRLDAFFPFDPCLLKKSESYIRPHFARWSKIKCDGANDGDLSESGSDASDDEFVDMNENDMIEDDMTVSVQAGLDFDPDLNRMSITPKNKFLLHFQQQNARMPARIRPSTSPESL